The region GCGCCGCGCGGCCGACAGTTCGGCGCGACGCGCCTTCTGGCCGTAGTCGAAGAAGAGGACGGCCGCCGCGATCCCGCGCTCCACGGCGAGGGCGAGCGAGACGGTCGAGTCGAGACCGCCCGAGACGAGCGCGAGCGCGCCCCGATTGCCCCGCTCAGCCCTCTTCACGGTATCGCACCATGTCGACCGGGGTCTCCCACAGTTCGACCTCGACGAGACGGCCGCGATCGAAGACGGCCTCCTCGTTCAGGACCCGGTAAATCTCCGCGGCGATCCGCTCGGAGGTCGGATCGACGCCCTCGAAGGGAGGCATGTCGTTGAGGTGGCGGTGGTCGAACCGCGGCAGGATCGCCGCCTCGAGTTGCCTGCGGAGTACGAGGAAATCGACGGTGAGGCCGGCGTCGTCGAGACGCTCGAACTCGTAGCTGACGCGCACGATCCAGTTGTGGCCGTGCAGCCGCCGGCAGTCCCCTTCGTGGTGCGAGAGGGAATGCGAGGCGGAGAACCCGATCTCCGTCGAGACGGTATAGCGCGCGCCCATGGCCCTCCATCCCCCTTTTCCGGTAAACCCGCCGTCGCACGCGAGTTATGCATAATGCAACCGGCGCCGTGACACCGGCGCGTCCGGACGGGGCCACTGTACATCCAAGTG is a window of Candidatus Krumholzibacteriota bacterium DNA encoding:
- a CDS encoding 6-carboxytetrahydropterin synthase, which gives rise to MGARYTVSTEIGFSASHSLSHHEGDCRRLHGHNWIVRVSYEFERLDDAGLTVDFLVLRRQLEAAILPRFDHRHLNDMPPFEGVDPTSERIAAEIYRVLNEEAVFDRGRLVEVELWETPVDMVRYREEG